The Deltaproteobacteria bacterium genome contains a region encoding:
- a CDS encoding NAD(P)-dependent oxidoreductase — protein MNNDLKGKKVAIVGGAGFIGHNLALTLKDQGAEVFVIDGLSVNNLLYLHSTDQEIPGNRELYINMINNRLELLQKAEIPLHVEDARNYNELSHELSKIKPHVIILLAAVSHANRSNKNPFDTFDHSLRTLENALDYARGNVDRFIYFSSSMVYGNFPSEGVTEDTPCKPMGIYGNLKWSGEQMVRAYNEVFDLPYTIVRPSALYGERCISRRVGQIFIENALKGDDITVTGDGNDHLDFTYIKDLAMGVGKIIKSENAVNETFNLTYGESRSIGDMAQIIKEHFSGIKINYVPKDKLTPDRGTLLVNKAKRLIGYDPKHPLEEGYVEYINWYKSAWEKLNS, from the coding sequence GTGAACAACGATTTAAAAGGTAAAAAGGTCGCCATCGTTGGTGGGGCAGGCTTTATAGGACATAACCTGGCTTTAACTCTTAAAGACCAAGGTGCAGAGGTGTTTGTTATTGATGGGCTTTCTGTTAATAATTTGCTTTATCTTCATTCTACTGACCAGGAAATTCCAGGCAATAGAGAATTATATATCAACATGATTAACAATAGATTGGAATTGCTTCAAAAAGCAGAGATTCCACTTCATGTTGAAGATGCAAGAAATTACAATGAATTGTCGCATGAATTATCAAAAATTAAACCCCACGTTATTATTCTTTTGGCTGCAGTCTCACATGCCAATCGCTCCAATAAAAATCCTTTTGATACATTTGATCACAGTTTAAGAACTCTGGAAAATGCACTTGATTATGCACGGGGGAATGTAGATCGTTTTATTTATTTTTCATCAAGTATGGTTTATGGTAACTTCCCATCAGAAGGCGTAACAGAAGATACACCCTGTAAGCCAATGGGAATATATGGTAATCTAAAATGGTCTGGTGAGCAAATGGTCAGGGCCTATAATGAAGTTTTTGATCTCCCGTATACGATTGTCAGGCCATCAGCACTGTATGGAGAACGTTGTATCAGTCGGAGAGTTGGGCAGATTTTTATAGAAAATGCGCTTAAAGGAGATGATATCACTGTTACTGGAGATGGAAATGATCACCTGGATTTTACTTATATAAAAGATCTGGCAATGGGTGTGGGTAAAATCATTAAGAGCGAGAATGCAGTAAATGAGACCTTTAATCTTACTTATGGAGAATCGCGCTCAATTGGAGACATGGCACAGATCATTAAGGAACATTTCTCGGGTATTAAAATTAACTATGTGCCCAAAGACAAGCTAACCCCGGATAGAGGGACTTTATTAGTTAATAAGGCTAAGCGTCTGATAGGTTACGACCCAAAGCATCCTCTTGAAGAGGGATATGTTGAGTATATTAATTGGTACAAATCAGCCTGGGAAAAGTTAAATTCCTGA